The Pirellulales bacterium genome includes a region encoding these proteins:
- a CDS encoding SpoIIE family protein phosphatase, with translation MDATPAELANGASPDEHLRRQRALNTLLDVTRELAAQLDLHDILETVTRGAAQALNCDRASLFQYDAKTQELYTLVVTELEIAEIRHGLDQGITGDVAQHRRVANVAQPGTDQRWNRAVDRATGYVTRNILAAPVVSLQDGKLLGVLQLLNKHEGEFDAFDEQLLSAFGQHAAVAIDRARTIEELRRRNAVDASLNVAREIQRGFMPTQLPQIDGYEVASWWYPNQAVGGDYCDVVPLGDGCVGLVIADVSGHGLGPALIMASVRAALRTLILEHSATGELLTLLSRALEPDLQDGRFITMVIAGLDPRNHTVDYANAGHAPALHYIAAEDRFVELEATGLPLGVVDRLEYDQGQRQEMAVDDLLVLCTDGIVESMNEADEQFGMQRLESLIRSLAREPLEKLVSEIGREVESHYVGESPPDDLTVLAIRRNR, from the coding sequence ATGGACGCCACTCCCGCCGAACTCGCTAACGGCGCCAGCCCCGACGAGCACCTCCGCCGCCAACGAGCACTGAACACCTTGCTCGACGTGACCCGCGAGCTGGCGGCGCAGCTTGATCTGCACGACATTCTCGAAACGGTCACCCGGGGAGCGGCGCAGGCCCTGAATTGCGATCGGGCCAGCTTGTTCCAGTACGACGCCAAGACGCAGGAGCTCTATACCCTTGTCGTGACCGAGCTGGAAATCGCCGAGATCCGCCACGGTCTCGACCAGGGCATCACCGGCGACGTGGCCCAGCATCGCCGCGTGGCGAACGTCGCGCAGCCCGGCACCGATCAACGCTGGAACCGCGCCGTCGACCGGGCCACGGGCTATGTGACTCGCAACATCCTCGCCGCGCCGGTCGTTTCGCTCCAGGACGGCAAGCTGCTCGGCGTGCTGCAGTTGCTCAACAAGCACGAGGGCGAGTTCGACGCCTTCGATGAGCAACTGCTCTCGGCCTTCGGCCAGCATGCGGCCGTGGCCATCGACCGGGCCCGGACGATCGAGGAGCTGCGCCGGCGCAATGCCGTCGATGCCTCGCTAAACGTGGCCCGGGAAATCCAGCGCGGCTTCATGCCCACGCAGCTACCACAGATCGATGGCTACGAAGTCGCCTCGTGGTGGTACCCGAACCAGGCGGTCGGAGGCGACTATTGCGATGTCGTGCCGCTCGGCGACGGTTGTGTGGGCCTGGTCATCGCCGACGTCAGCGGACACGGGCTGGGGCCCGCGTTGATCATGGCCTCGGTCCGAGCCGCGCTGCGGACGCTGATCCTCGAGCATAGCGCCACGGGCGAGTTGCTGACCTTGCTCTCGCGGGCCCTTGAACCCGACCTACAGGACGGACGGTTCATCACGATGGTAATCGCCGGGCTCGATCCGCGCAACCACACGGTCGACTACGCGAACGCGGGCCATGCGCCCGCGTTGCATTACATCGCTGCCGAGGACCGGTTTGTCGAACTCGAAGCCACAGGACTGCCTTTGGGCGTGGTCGATCGATTGGAGTACGACCAAGGGCAACGCCAAGAGATGGCGGTCGACGACCTGCTGGTGCTGTGCACTGACGGCATCGTCGAGTCGATGAACGAGGCCGATGAGCAGTTTGGCATGCAGCGGCTCGAAAGCCTGATTCGCAGCCTGGCTCGCGAACCGCTCGAAAAGCTCGTCAGCGAGATTGGCCGCGAAGTCGAGTCGCACTACGTCGGCGAAAGCCCGCCAGATGATCTGACCGTGCTGGCGATTCGACGCAACCGATAA
- a CDS encoding superoxide dismutase: MAYSLPALPYAYNALEPHIDAKTMEIHHTKHHQAYVTNLNNAIEGTSLGGQSIEELVAKIDSVPENIRTVVRNNGGGHANHSLFWTILGPGAGGEPSGSVAPAIASDLGGYAAFKDALSKAAMGRFGSGWAWLSVDKGKKLVIESTANQDSPLMHGNTPILGIDVWEHAYYLNYQNRRADYVAAFFHVINWAEVSRRYDAAKK; the protein is encoded by the coding sequence ATGGCCTATTCTCTGCCAGCGCTGCCCTACGCATACAACGCCCTGGAACCGCATATCGATGCCAAGACGATGGAAATCCATCACACCAAGCATCACCAGGCGTACGTCACCAATCTGAACAACGCGATCGAGGGGACAAGCCTCGGCGGTCAATCGATCGAGGAACTGGTCGCCAAGATCGATTCGGTGCCCGAGAACATCCGCACGGTCGTGCGCAACAACGGTGGCGGCCATGCGAACCACTCGTTGTTCTGGACGATCCTTGGCCCCGGCGCCGGCGGCGAACCAAGCGGCAGCGTCGCGCCGGCCATCGCGAGCGACTTGGGCGGCTATGCCGCGTTCAAAGATGCCCTGTCGAAAGCCGCGATGGGGCGCTTCGGCAGCGGTTGGGCCTGGCTGAGCGTCGATAAGGGTAAGAAGCTCGTCATCGAAAGCACTGCCAATCAAGACAGCCCGCTAATGCACGGCAACACACCGATCCTGGGCATCGACGTCTGGGAACACGCCTACTATCTGAACTATCAAAACCGCCGCGCCGATTACGTGGCGGCATTCTTCCATGTGATCAACTGGGCCGAGGTCTCGCGGCGCTACGACGCGGCCAAGAAATAA
- a CDS encoding diguanylate cyclase: METHLSTPTPVASTRSGIEAGQRAEVLTEMLQLLIAASEQILPEQRELASVEENLLVQVRLGIASSLFAALRSKHLETAAHSFRVGLMCSSWASHLGLNSAQRDALEVAALLHDVGKIGVPDAVLLKPGALTPDEEAVMAQHLAIGHQILKCSCSSPAVLEIVANYGTWYDGSIKRGDVCGLELPLGSRILAIVDAFDSMTSHQLYREALSRDGALQELYRFAGRQFDPELVARFRELVAGEPVTLCISAARTWLKALDYDLVHSRWRLNQELTEARPVALIELFEQTLLGGINDGVIFIDRGQRIVLWNRGAEQLTGLAATAVHQRQWLPHLVELSDEHGHALNVTDCPILHALVQGELGTRRLRLRGRHGHPVPVHLHVLPVLSADGVNHGVVVVVHDISGEANLAARCQSLHEQATRDPLTQVANRAEFDRVHELFVQAHQQHHLPCSLIITDIDHFKSINDTFGHPVGDEVIRSYARLLKGSCRPGDLVARYGGEEFVLLCADCDNTVASERAEQIRRALSELPIDGLNGRRVTATYGVTAIQDGDTAETMLNRADRALLVGKERGRNCVIQFGTGPLNDGAAAAENELGGPALIAQEMVTYVPQAIAWEKLRGFTADHGAEVLATDENRVRLKIGTTSLPFVRRDADRKVPLVLEIFLDEQGDNPMHQRATRIELRISLYRSRERRRDEALSRARTLLASFRAYMMATADGAPIGGISDT, from the coding sequence ATGGAAACGCACCTATCAACGCCGACACCGGTCGCGAGCACGCGCTCGGGCATCGAGGCCGGCCAGCGCGCCGAAGTTCTGACCGAGATGTTGCAACTGTTGATTGCGGCCTCGGAACAGATTCTGCCCGAGCAGCGCGAGCTGGCTTCAGTCGAAGAAAACCTGCTGGTCCAAGTGCGCTTGGGCATCGCCAGCAGCTTGTTTGCCGCGTTGCGATCGAAACATCTGGAGACGGCCGCGCATAGTTTCCGCGTGGGTCTGATGTGCTCCTCGTGGGCCTCGCACTTGGGGCTGAACTCGGCCCAGCGCGATGCCCTGGAAGTGGCCGCCCTGCTGCACGACGTCGGCAAGATCGGCGTTCCGGACGCCGTGCTGCTCAAGCCGGGCGCGCTGACGCCAGACGAAGAGGCTGTGATGGCGCAGCACCTGGCCATCGGCCATCAAATCCTCAAGTGCAGTTGTTCGAGCCCCGCGGTGCTCGAGATTGTGGCCAATTACGGCACCTGGTACGACGGCTCGATCAAGCGCGGCGACGTATGCGGTCTGGAATTGCCGCTGGGATCGAGGATCCTGGCGATTGTCGACGCGTTCGACAGCATGACTTCGCACCAGCTGTACCGCGAAGCCCTGAGCCGAGACGGTGCGCTCCAAGAGCTGTATCGCTTTGCCGGGCGACAGTTCGATCCCGAACTCGTCGCGCGTTTCCGCGAGCTGGTCGCCGGCGAGCCGGTCACGTTGTGCATCTCCGCCGCGCGGACCTGGCTCAAAGCACTCGACTACGACTTGGTCCATTCGCGCTGGCGCTTGAATCAAGAATTGACCGAGGCCCGCCCGGTCGCCTTGATCGAATTGTTCGAGCAGACCTTGTTGGGTGGCATCAACGACGGCGTGATTTTCATCGACCGAGGCCAGCGGATCGTGCTCTGGAACCGCGGCGCCGAGCAATTGACCGGTCTCGCCGCGACGGCGGTCCATCAGCGCCAGTGGCTGCCGCACCTGGTGGAGCTGTCCGATGAACATGGCCACGCGTTGAACGTGACCGATTGCCCGATCCTCCACGCACTGGTGCAAGGCGAACTCGGCACTCGGCGCCTGCGGTTGCGCGGCCGGCACGGCCACCCCGTGCCTGTGCATCTGCACGTGCTGCCGGTGCTCAGCGCCGACGGCGTCAATCACGGCGTCGTCGTCGTGGTCCACGACATCTCGGGCGAGGCCAATCTGGCCGCGCGCTGCCAGTCGCTGCACGAACAGGCCACGCGCGATCCGCTGACCCAGGTGGCCAACCGCGCCGAGTTTGATCGCGTGCACGAATTGTTCGTCCAGGCGCACCAGCAACATCACTTGCCCTGCAGCCTGATCATCACCGATATCGACCACTTCAAATCGATCAACGACACCTTCGGCCATCCGGTGGGCGACGAGGTGATCCGCTCCTATGCCCGCTTGCTCAAGGGCTCGTGCCGCCCGGGCGATCTCGTGGCCCGGTACGGCGGCGAAGAGTTTGTCCTGCTGTGCGCCGACTGCGACAACACGGTCGCTTCGGAGCGCGCCGAACAGATCCGCCGCGCGTTGAGCGAGCTGCCGATCGACGGGCTGAACGGCCGCCGCGTCACGGCGACCTACGGCGTCACGGCCATCCAAGACGGCGACACGGCCGAAACCATGCTCAACCGCGCCGATCGGGCCCTGCTGGTGGGCAAAGAGCGCGGCCGCAACTGCGTGATCCAGTTCGGCACCGGACCGCTGAATGATGGCGCCGCCGCGGCCGAAAACGAGCTCGGCGGGCCGGCCTTGATCGCCCAGGAAATGGTCACCTACGTCCCTCAGGCGATTGCCTGGGAAAAGCTCCGCGGCTTCACGGCCGATCACGGAGCCGAAGTCCTGGCCACTGACGAGAACCGCGTGCGGCTCAAGATCGGTACCACGAGCTTGCCGTTCGTGCGTCGCGATGCGGATCGCAAGGTGCCGCTGGTCTTGGAGATCTTTCTCGACGAACAAGGTGACAACCCCATGCACCAGCGGGCGACGCGCATCGAGTTGCGGATTTCGCTCTACCGCAGCCGCGAACGACGTCGCGACGAAGCCCTGAGCCGGGCTCGGACGCTGCTGGCGAGTTTCCGCGCTTACATGATGGCCACCGCCGACGGCGCACCGATCGGCGGCATTAGCGACACCTGA